The proteins below come from a single Torulaspora delbrueckii CBS 1146 chromosome 5, complete genome genomic window:
- the OSH3 gene encoding oxysterol-binding protein related protein OSH3 (similar to Saccharomyces cerevisiae OSH3 (YHR073W); ancestral locus Anc_5.355) encodes METIDIQSRSFVVRWINCSQGDVISYQVKPLKKSIELGIYKKPKSSVDGSGNSAVHIAPDTRALLNYTTKSFLHRNSSASIDESGNSSTSSVTSLNGSHDSRKLHGSLSLSDIQQQSQEIPVRDKLTAAGFTMVQWIGRVRGNEMQQGLLEVKDDDYYYAFILDNTSSKNVKRKVLFNAKAIHDVDSGSEVKAKYPVTPATTPKAGSLKMQPHDDLLSVGRGRYLQGYLLKKRRKKLQGFKKRFFSLDFKYNTLSYYLNEHNQTCRGEIVINLSTVSANKKDKLIIIDSGMELWVLKGKDTATWTHWVDALQKCYERPRLNIQSHRLKKDEKETRQRQKEQFDSLKIGKKDPSMVNVPLLAINSKKEQFPLHKTQNDLTSTLKLIQQRVEQCKSDSMSYELKEHEPKKKSRTSSASSLENNLDPTESFESVHSIIASARVQEQKHPLYRKLEALEAYLHQLAQQSETLLNDYELISRQKSDNRVSSSSALSDNDEFFDAENEINQGVILLDNDETLDEVISDKADDTEIGSDDKNDTTSSEPASGDLYPLPCKKKVKRRSDIRAAVASPPSLLSFLRKNVGKDLSSVAMPVTSNEPISILQMISETFEYADLLTKAIESSTKTQVLTYVSAFAISCLSIHRDKTRALRKPFNPLLCETYELVREDMGFRLLAEKVSHRPPIFAFHAEHADWECCYTVSPLQRFWGKSVELNNEGTFRLRFKKSKETFEWVQPTTMLKNLIAGERYVEPINEFEILSSSIGSSTIAFQAAGMFGGRSEQLTLKIEPAGETKRTIHGKWTESLVDYTTETVIWEAARLLPDSKKKYGFTEFTANLNEITDIERGNLPPTDSRLRPDIRAYELGDVEKAEALKLKLEQLQRDRRNKGLDVKPNFFEKTKSGAWKMVQGSDNYWERRRRQDWSDVKPLW; translated from the coding sequence ATGGAAACTATTGATATCCAGAGTAGATCCTTTGTGGTTCGATGGATCAATTGTTCTCAGGGCGATGTGATTAGCTACCAGGTGAAGCccttgaagaaatcgatCGAATTAGGGATTTAtaagaaaccaaagagtAGTGTTGATGGGAGTGGAAACTCTGCTGTGCATATAGCGCCCGATACTAGGGCTTTGCTGAACTATACCACTAAATCTTTTCTGCATAGGAATAGTAGTGCGAGTATTGATGAGAGTGGCAATTCCAGTACTAGTAGTGTGACTTCATTGAACGGTTCTCATGACTCTCGTAAGCTCCATGGATCCCTTTCATTAAGTGATATTCAACAACAGTCTCAAGAGATCCCTGTGCGAGACAAATTGACTGCAGCGGGTTTTACGATGGTCCAGTGGATAGGTAGGGTACGTGGGAATGAGATGCAACAGGGTTTATTAGAAgttaaagatgatgattacTATTACGCATTTATTTTGGATAACACGTCTTCGAAAAACGTCAAGCGGAAAGTCCTGTTCAACGCCAAGGCAATACATGATGTCGATTCGGGATCCGAAGTTAAGGCGAAGTACCCAGTGACACCAGCCACTACACCAAAGGCTGGCTCTCTGAAGATGCAACCACACGATGATCTATTGAGCGTTGGACGCGGGAGGTATTTACAAGGTtatctcttgaaaaagagACGGAAGAAGTTACAAggtttcaagaaaagattcttctctcttgatTTCAAGTACAATACGTTGTCATACTACCTAAATGAGCACAATCAAACTTGTAGAGGTGAAATTGTGATCAATCTTTCGACCGTGAGTGCAAACAAAAAAGATAAACTCATCATTATCGACTCAGGGATGGAACTGTGGGTGCTGAAAGGTAAGGACACTGCGACTTGGACCCATTGGGTCGATGCTTTACAAAAGTGTTACGAAAGACCTAGATTGAATATACAATCACACAGGCtcaagaaagatgagaaGGAGACGAGACAAAGACAGAAGGAGCAATTCGATTCGTTAAAGATAGGAAAGAAAGATCCCTCGATGGTAAATGTGCCTTTATTAGCAATcaattcgaagaaagaacaatttcCACTACACAAAACTCAGAATGATTTGACAAGTACACTTAAACTTATCCAGCAAAGAGTAGAACAATGTAAGAGTGATTCTATGTCATACGAACTCAAAGAACATGAACCGAAGAAAAAATCCCGGACTTCATCGGCTTCTTCGTTGGAAAACAACTTGGATCCAACGGAATCATTTGAGTCTGTGCATTCCATTATTGCATCAGCGAGAGTCCAAGAACAAAAGCATCCATTGTACAGAAAACTTGAAGCGCTAGAGGCCtaccttcatcaattggCACAACAAAGCGAGACATTATTGAATGATTATGAATTAATTTCTAGACAAAAAAGCGATAATAGagtctcatcttcttccgcCTTGAGTGACAACGACGAATTTTTCGATGCAGAAAATGAGATAAATCAGGGAGTCATTCTACTGGACAACGATGAAACTTTAGATGAGGTTATTTCCGATAAGGCTGATGATACTGAGATTGGCTCAGACGACAAAAATGATACGACAAGTTCTGAACCGGCAAGCGGGGATCTCTATCCGTTGCCATGTAAGAAGAAAGTAAAGCGTCGGAGTGACATTCGAGCCGCAGTTGCATCACCACCAAGTCTACTGTCttttttgagaaagaatGTCGGTAAGGATCTAAGCTCTGTTGCAATGCCAGTTACATCGAACGAGCCAATTTCGATCTTGCAAATGATCTCAGAGACTTTCGAGTATGCTGATCTGTTGACTAAAGCAATCGAGAGCTCAACCAAGACTCAAGTATTGACCTACGTGTCAGCATTTGCAATCTCTTGCCTTTCCATCCATCGAGATAAGACCAGAGCTCTAAGAAAGCCATTCAATCCTTTACTATGTGAGACTTACGAGCTTGTTCGTGAAGATATGGGGTTTAGACTGCTAGCAGAAAAAGTATCCCACAGGCCTCCAATTTTTGCATTCCATGCCGAACATGCCGACTGGGAGTGTTGTTATACAGTTTCACCATTGCAGCGATTCTGGGGTAAATCAGTGGAGTTGAACAATGAGGGTACATTCCGTCTgagattcaagaaatctaaGGAAACATTTGAATGGGTGCAGCCAACTACAATGCTGAAGAATCTAATAGCCGGTGAGCGCTATGTGGAACCTATAAACGAATTCGAGATTTTGTCCTCATCAATCggttcttcaacaattgcTTTCCAAGCTGCTGGTATGTTTGGTGGCAGATCCGAGCAACTGACTTTAAAGATTGAACCAGCTGGTGAAACCAAGAGGACGATACATGGTAAATGGACAGAATCATTAGTGGACTACACAACCGAAACGGTCATATGGGAAGCAGCTAGACTGCTACCTGATAGTAAGAAGAAATACGGGTTCACAGAGTTTACCGCAAATTTAAATGAAATAACAGACATAGAGCGCGGTAATCTACCTCCCACAGATTCGAGACTAAGACCAGACATAAGAGCTTACGAGTTAGGTGATGTGGAAAAAGCCGAGGCCCTAAAGCTCAAGCTCGAGCAGTTGCAACGTGATAGACGTAACAAGGGCTTAGACGTCAAACCtaacttctttgaaaagacaaAGAGTGGAGCCTGGAAGATGGTTCAAGGTTCCGACAATTATtgggaaagaagaagacgtCAAGACTGGTCTGATGTCAAGCCACTGTGGTAA
- the DAD4 gene encoding Dad4p (similar to Saccharomyces cerevisiae DAD4 (YDR320C-A); ancestral locus Anc_5.354), producing MENPYEQVQLNILSRIIGNIDRLNQSVATLNQELENVNRRNRNLEIMGQICENYHNSTQFNLKATGSQKPPL from the coding sequence ATGGAGAATCCATATGAGCAAGTGCAGCTGAACATTCTGTCTCGAATTATCGGTAATATCGACAGGCTCAATCAGAGTGTGGCTACTTTGAATCAGGAACTCGAGAACGTAAATCGCAGAAATCGTAATCTCGAGATAATGGGCCAGATCTGCGAGAACTACCACAACAGTACCCAATTTAACTTGAAAGCCACTGGGAGTCAAAAGCCTCCGCTATAG
- the NOP10 gene encoding snoRNP complex protein NOP10 (similar to Saccharomyces cerevisiae NOP10 (YHR072W-A); ancestral locus Anc_5.353) — protein sequence MHLMYTLGPDGKRVYTLKKTTEEGEITKSAHPARFSPDDKYSRQRVTLKKRYNLLPTE from the coding sequence ATGCATTTAATGTACACTTTGGGTCCCGACGGTAAGAGAGTTTACACTCTTAAAAAGACTACCGAGGAAGGTGAAATCACCAAGTCTGCTCACCCAGCTAGATTCTCTCCAGATGACAAGTACTCTAGACAACGTGtaactttgaagaaacgtTACAACCTTCTGCCAACTGAATGA
- the SWA2 gene encoding auxilin-like protein SWA2 (similar to Saccharomyces cerevisiae SWA2 (YDR320C); ancestral locus Anc_5.352) — protein MSDPFADLLSSFRSGGSDSVSKEATPEVKQEKLPGRNQINVHDDLDELFGLKKRDETVVKNQVVGDSFDAAFEAFDRPQKVEKSLEESPEMVVDEVKDMEVAKLMSLNLDIDQATDYYERGVLYEQLSRQRREQELIRRREQMLRQQQQQQQTPEEKFDSGSFFSLASGILEKGRQFVDQFSGFPQEQDRLTRVRVEQDLPVERPKSVEPPTVEVEEGNLLGEFQEKINLEEPKRSPTPPPQATLLDFDNGTPPERIKTITPVPISHLEISGYKEYKDRGTEFFKAGDYVSASQEYEKSLNSLPQNHALRIVAYSNLTAALFKVGEYKRCLSDIESALEMFPKDPNLWDEPIQDSQPIRTFKEMWPKIVTRRAEAFEHIENYERALQDYQSLIEKNNFNDKIMGGKRRCQKVLNPTEPKATSPNRSPTPVPKVSEDTKQPKTYANVERVKQENQRNELQEAEKAALYDTVFQQIESWKAGKGDDIRHLLANLSTVLTWCDWKPVSTSDLVMPKKVKITYMKAVAKTHPDKIPSSLELEKRMIAEDVFSSLSVAWEKFKLANDIN, from the coding sequence atgtctgATCCATTTGCTGATTTGTTAAGCTCTTTTAGGAGCGGTGGATCTGATTCTGTATCCAAGGAAGCTACCCCGGAGGTGAAACAGGAGAAATTGCCTGGTCGAAATCAGATCAATGTTCATGATGATTTAGATGAGTTGTTTGGGTTAAAGAAGAGGGATGAAACTGTGGTAAAAAATCAAGTGGTTGGCGATAGTTTTGATGCGGCATTTGAAGCATTTGACAGGCCTCAGAAGGTGGAAAAGAGTCTTGAGGAGAGTCCCGAGATGGTTGTAGATGAAGTAAAGGACATGGAAGTAGCCAAACTGATGTCATTGAACCTAGATATTGATCAGGCTACTGACTACTACGAAAGAGGGGTTTTATATGAGCAATTGTCTAGGCAGCGAAGGGAACAGGAATTGATAAGGCGAAGAGAACAGATGCTACGccagcaacaacaacaacaacagacGCCAGAGGAAAAGTTTGATAGTGGGAGCTTTTTCAGTTTGGCATCGGGAATTTTGGAGAAGGGTAGACAATTTGTGGATCAGTTTTCTGGGTTTCCTCAGGAACAGGATCGTCTTACAAGGGTGAGAGTAGAGCAAGACCTACCTGTCGAGAGACCGAAATCTGTCGAACCACCTACGGTTGAGGTGGAGGAAGGCAACCTTCTGGgagaatttcaagagaagaTAAATCTCGAAGAGCCAAAAAGGTCCCCTACCCCACCTCCTCAGGCTACacttcttgattttgataaCGGCACGCCTCCTGAGAGGATAAAGACTATAACGCCAGTCCCAATATCACATTTAGAGATATCAGGTTATAAGGAATACAAAGATCGTGGtacagaatttttcaaagctggTGATTACGTCTCTGCATCGCAAGAATATGAAAAGTCTCTCAACTCGCTGCCTCAGAATCATGCCCTTCGTATTGTTGCTTACTCAAACTTGACAGCTGCGCTGTTCAAAGTTGGTGAATACAAAAGGTGTTTATCTGACATTGAATCTGCACTAGAAATGTTCCCCAAAGATCCAAACTTATGGGATGAGCCAATTCAGGATAGTCAACCCATCAggactttcaaagaaatgtGGCCAAAAATCGTCACTAGGCGTGCAGAAGCATTTGAGCATATAGAAAATTACGAAAGAGCACTGCAAGATTACcaatctttgattgaaaagaataatttCAACGATAAAATCATGGGCggcaaaagaagatgtcAAAAAGTCCTCAATCCAACTGAACCAAAAGCAACATCACCAAATCGATCACCAACGCCAGTTCCGAAAGTTTCTGAGGATACGAAGCAGCCTAAGACGTACGCCAATGTAGAACGGGTGAAACAAGAAAACCAACGAAATGAACTACAGGAAGCTGAAAAGGCTGCACTTTACGATAcagtttttcaacaaatagAGTCTTGGAAAGCTGGCAAAGGTGATGACATTCGTCATCTTCTAGCTAATCTATCCACGGTTTTAACGTGGTGTGACTGGAAACCTGTTTCAACGTCTGATTTAGTAATGCCGAAAAAGGTCAAAATTACGTACATGAAGGCAGTAGCCAAGACCCATCCAGATAAGATACCATCTTCTCTGGAGCTGGAGAAAAGAATGATCGCTGAGGATGTTTTTAGTTCCTTGAGTGTCGCATGGGAGAAATTTAAACTGGCAAACGATATCAATTAA
- the ERG7 gene encoding lanosterol synthase ERG7 (similar to Saccharomyces cerevisiae ERG7 (YHR072W); ancestral locus Anc_5.351), whose protein sequence is MVQFYSEELGLERTDPDLWRLRTDELGRETWVYLTPEQAKNDEQCTFTQWLLQSEKFPKPSPNRHSGTTDFKAADACENGASFFKLLQDPRSGIFPCQYKGPMFLTIGYVAVHYISGTTIPEHERIEIIRYIVNTAHPVDGGWGLHSVDKSTAFGTVVNYVILRLLGLPKDHPVCLKARALLMKLGGAIGAPHWGKIWLSVLNLYKWEGVNPAPPEMWLLPYALPIHPGRWWVHTRAIYLPVSYLSLIRYSCPLNDLLRELRSEIYVKPFDSINFSSNRNTVCGIDLYYPHTTVLNMANNVMVFYEKHLRPNWLGKKAKDRVYGLIKKEIANTDYLCIAPVNQAFCALVTYIEEGKESSAFKKFEDRLKDALFHGPQGMTIMGTNGVQTWDCAFAIQYFFVAGLAEKPEYYDTICAAYKFLCRTQFDTECVEGSFRDKRVGAWPFSTKAQGYTVSDCTAEAIKAIIMVRNSPKFASIRNEITDERLCKGIDVLLSLQNITSFEYGSFATYEKIKAPLSMEKLNPAEVFGNIMVEFPYVECTDSSVLGLTYFHTFYDYRKEEISKRIKLAIDYIKRDQDEDGSWYGCWGVCYSYAGMFAMEALHSVGENYSNSEYVRKGCDFLVSRQISDGGWGESMKSSELHSYVSTRESLVVQTAWVLIALLLGKYPNKSVIDAGIKLLKKRQLETGEWKFEGIEGVFNHSCAIEYPSYRFLFPIKALGLYTATYGDDSI, encoded by the coding sequence ATGGTTCAATTTTACTCAGAAGAGCTCGGGTTGGAAAGAACAGATCCTGACCTTTGGAGACTTCGTACCGATGAGTTGGGTCGTGAAACATGGGTCTATCTTACTCCTGAACAGgcaaaaaatgatgaacaatGCACTTTCACTCAATGGCTACTgcaaagtgaaaaattcccAAAGCCATCGCCCAATAGACATAGTGGTACGACTGACTTCAAAGCTGCTGATGCCTGCGAAAACGGTGCATCCTTCTTTAAGCTTTTACAGGATCCCAGATCTGGTATTTTCCCCTGCCAGTACAAGGGACCCATGTTTCTAACCATCGGGTATGTTGCTGTTCACTATATTAGCGGTACGACGATCCCAGAACACGAAAGAATCGAAATTATTAGATACATCGTTAATACAGCTCACCCAGTCGATGGCGGCTGGGGATTGCACTCTGTGGACAAATCTACAGCTTTTGGCACCGTTGTCAACTATGTGATATTGAGGCTGCTAGGCCTTCCCAAGGACCATCCGGTCTGTTTGAAAGCAAGAGCACTGCTCATGAAACTTGGCGGAGCCATTGGAGCCCCTCATTGGGGAAAAATATGGCTAAGTGTCTTGAACTTGTACAAATGGGAGGGAGTAAATCCTGCCCCACCAGAAATGTGGTTGCTACCATACGCTTTACCTATCCATCCCGGTAGATGGTGGGTACATACAAGAGCCATTTATTTACCCGTCAGCTACTTATCTCTAATACGGTACTCTTGCCCTCTTAATGACCTCTTGAGGGAACTAAGAAGTGAGATATATGTCAAACCTTTTgattccatcaatttctcCAGCAACAGGAACACTGTTTGTGGGATTGACCTTTACTATCCACATACAACGGTTTTGAACATGGCAAACAACGTTATGGTGTTTTACGAGAAGCATCTGAGGCCAAATTGGCTCGGCAAGAAAGCCAAGGATAGAGTCTATGGCCTGATAAAGAAGGAGATTGCTAATACCGATTACTTATGTATTGCACCGGTGAATCAGGCATTCTGTGCTTTGGTGACATACATAGAGGAAGGTAAAGAGTCATCGgctttcaaaaagtttgaagataGGCTCAAGGATGCCTTGTTCCATGGTCCTCAAGGTATGACAATTATGGGTACCAATGGTGTGCAAACATGGGACTGTGCATTTGCAATTCAATACTTCTTCGTTGCAGGGTTAGCAGAGAAACCAGAGTACTACGATACTATATGCGCTGCCTATAAATTCTTATGTCGCACACAATTTGATACTGAATGTGTTGAAGGAAGTTTCAGGGACAAGCGAGTAGGTGCTTGGCCATTTTCTACCAAGGCGCAGGGATATACTGTCTCTGATTGTACTGCTGAAGCTATCAAGGCAATAATTATGGTGCGTAACTCGCCAAAGTTTGCTTCTATCCGAAACGAAATAACAGATGAAAGATTATGCAAGGGCATCGATGTTCTTTTGAGCTTACAAAACATTACTTCTTTCGAGTATGGGTCATTCGCTACATATGAAAAGATAAAGGCACCGTTGTCAatggaaaaattgaatcCAGCCGAAGTTTTTGGAAACATCATGGTAGAGTTTCCATACGTTGAGTGTACAGATTCCTCAGTCCTGGGACTAACCTATTTTCATACATTTTATGATTACCGAAAAGAggagatttcaaagagaatcaaGCTCGCCATCGACTACATCAAAAGAGACCAGGATGAAGATGGCAGTTGGTATGGTTGCTGGGGTGTATGCTATTCTTACGCTGGAATGTTTGCAATGGAAGCTTTACATTCTGTTGGAGAGAACTATTCCAACTCTGAATATGTGCGGAAGGGATGCGATTTCCTTGTAAGTAGGCAGATCTCCGATGGTGGATGGGGCgaatcaatgaaatcaaGTGAGTTACACAGTTACGTCAGCACTCGAGAATCGCTTGTTGTTCAAACTGCGTGGGTTCTAATCGCTCTCCTTTTGGGCAAATACCCCAACAAGAGTGTTATCGATGCAGGTATTaaactattgaagaagagacaacTGGAAACAGGAGAGTGGAAGTTTGAAGGGATCGAGGGTGTCTTCAACCATTCGTGTGCGATTGAATACCCAAGTTACCGCTTCTTATTCCCAATCAAAGCACTAGGATTATATACTGCAACATATGGTGATGACTCCATATAG
- the YFT2 gene encoding Yft2p (similar to Saccharomyces cerevisiae YDR319C; ancestral locus Anc_5.350), with translation MLLLIPEVTPKIAASIYPLELVLGCVIAWILGEDRLELQRRTYYLLESKNIINGIFAYKGNLVWTVDFVCLALVQIYVKCRNHALLPRDARTNSSGPLKSLLKQYTSKIILKNVLLAITFFIIDSIFVLTGGSCLNGDVTRSAERCRISGGQWQGGFDISGHFCFLVNISMILWLELSQFRSYMERESVVFPVSKVVNGVLVVSSGVLGIWVLMLMVTAVYYHTVLEKVLGCALGYVCVLVMYWLIPRSRRFNGLLYS, from the coding sequence ATGCTTCTACTAATACCTGAAGTGACTCCTAAAATCGCTGCTTCGATTTACCCATTGGAACTGGTTTTGGGATGCGTCATTGCTTGGATTCTAGGTGAGGATAGACTGGAATTGCAGCGGCGTACGTACTATTTGCTTGAGTCGAAAAATATCATTAATGGAATATTCGCATACAAGGGCAATTTGGTCTGGACTGTAGATTTTGTGTGCCTGGCTCTGGTTCAAATCTACGTTAAATGTCGGAACCACGCTTTGCTTCCCAGAGATGCCAGGACGAATTCTTCTGGTCCATTGAAAAGCCTTTTGAAGCAATATACGTCGAAGATTATACTGAAAAATGTCCTACTTGCCATCACTTTCTTTATAATTGACAGTATTTTTGTTCTGACGGGAGGCTCATGTCTTAATGGGGACGTTACACGTTCAGCAGAACGTTGTAGGATCAGCGGCGGACAATGGCAGGGAGGATTCGATATTAGTGGACATTTTTGCTTCCTTGTGAATATCAGTATGATTCTCTGGTTGGAGCTTTCGCAGTTTCGAAGCTATATGGAAAGGGAAAGTGTGGTGTTCCCGGTCAGCAAAGTGGTCAATGGCGTCCTTGTTGTTTCTTCTGGTGTACTTGGGATATGGGTTCTTATGCTTATGGTAACAGCGGTCTATTACCACACAGTGCTAGAGAAAGTTTTGGGGTGCGCATTGGGGTACGTGTGTGTCTTAGTGATGTATTGGTTGATACCGCGCTCCAGACGCTTCAACGGCTTGCTTTATAGCTGA
- the MCM21 gene encoding Mcm21p (similar to Saccharomyces cerevisiae MCM21 (YDR318W); ancestral locus Anc_5.349), with protein sequence MSELEDLQQDIDALTREIGDLVKERDGLKDELRRNDADKLANHPVVKNFQSVFHQFPQLYDVLSEETTARHEESTQDPISLKRKRNTDVNSPKKDKSFRGDHPPVFQHQMFDESIAQFIDTNILTSPSKARRRMKDTKYDEDAPRNQVLLENVYRMFGITYFPVVDPTDLKVNKETNKTEINREMIGIRLEVFNESIARFEKPYYILLKKKIKSDSWLLFKHTVPIFIDVHALFNKTNGGAIISHENIYLFAKTVYRQLIELTARMQNLEDLMSSGVIDNLDLDLEAAAVSFSKNEVQFRLMLHKDQIVSCSLVGEALDGNVKPQLETIFLGPLHELEIKLKHLDQL encoded by the exons ATGTCTGAGCTAGAGGATCTCCAGCAAGATATTGATGCATTGACGAGAGAGA TTGGTGATCTTGTAAAGGAACGCGATGGCCTGAAAGATGAGTTAAGGCGAAATGATGCAGATAAACTAGCCAATCATCCCGTGGTTAAAAACTTTCAATCTGTATTCCACCAGTTCCCTCAATTATATGATGTGCTATCTGAGGAAACAACTGCGAGACATGAAGAGAGTACTCAAGATCctatctctttgaagagaaagagaaatacGGATGTCAATTCCcccaagaaagataaatCATTTAGAGGAGATCACCCACCGGTCTTCCAACATCAAATGTTTGATGAAAGCATTGCACAATTCATTGATACAAATATCTTGACCTCTCCTTCAAAGGCAAGGCGAAGGATGAAAGATACGAAATATGATGAGGATGCACCACGAAACCAAGTGTTATTAGAAAATGTTTACAGAATGTTTGGGATCACTTATTTCCCAGTGGTAGATCCCACCGATTTAAAAGTGAACAAGGAGACGAATAAGACTGAGATAAATCGTGAAATGATCGGTATTAGACTTGAAGTATTCAATGAAAGTATCGCTAGGTTTGAGAAACCATATTACATTCtactcaagaagaaaataaagTCCGACTCGTGGCTTCTCTTCAAGCATACCGTACCAATTTTCATCGATGTACATGCCCTATTCAACAAGACCAATGGTGGAGCGATTATATCGCATGAGAATATTTACCTGTTTGCCAAAACGGTGTATAGACAGCTAATCGAGCTAACCGCGAGAATGcagaatcttgaagatttgatgaGTTCTGGTGTGATTGATAATCTCGACCTTGATCTGGAAGCTGCGGCAGTCTCcttctcaaagaatgaAGTCCAATTCAGGCTAATGTTGCATAAGGATCAAATAGTATCTTGCTCATTGGTAGGTGAGGCACTGGACGGCAATGTCAAGCCGCAACTAGAGACGATTTTCCTCGGTCCTCTGCACGAACTAGAGATCAAACTAAAGCACTTGGATCAGCTATAA
- the HIM1 gene encoding Him1p (similar to Saccharomyces cerevisiae HIM1 (YDR317W); ancestral locus Anc_5.348) — protein MIVIQQYNDHFLFFGSSGLIGSLTLKELLKADLYLGNPENIQKRLNTCEHLNLSNFRFNKLIYCINRKIGYKNILLDNEQYLKADKLAPISFNKADYRFEKITSICPSVKKHSNQSLVNNVSDESGTLYIHNNSAGNVLKYHRSMQTYQVEYKSENSKKLLITFNFVILQIACPDSSKWCELLPDIFSGCVALRSEAEPDGTTNKLPPLDEIPTMICTLGAGSRQSKAKRHYVDYELTFKLAQSFNNCEGKRLVIVTTFNNILIRHLLPYFRTKSKLENDLQHKLKPRLGKLVVLRPGPLVGEHGRPLTKSLTIGHSTNMLKQILYYKEYCFQCKLALFKEFRRIGFRTRASELIARTMYRKPGSWMLGYCIPATKAAYVAASKATDEASDEASDPVEIITSEQMDHIALH, from the coding sequence ATGATTGTTATTCAGCAATACAACgatcattttctcttttttgGCTCCTCAGGTTTAATTGGGTCtctgactttgaaagaattacTTAAAGCCGACCTCTACCTTGGCAACCCAGAAAACATTCAGAAAAGACTAAATACATGTGAGCACctcaatttatcaaattttagGTTCAATAAACTAATTTACTGTATTAACAGGAAAATTGGCTATAAGAATATTCTACTGGACAATGAACAGTACCTCAAAGCGGACAAATTAGCGCCAATCAGTTTCAATAAAGCAGACTATCGCTTCGAAAAAATTACGTCTATATGTCCATCAGTTAAAAAGCACTCCAATCAATCGCTAGTTAATAACGTGTCAGATGAAAGTGGGACCTTATACATTCATAATAATTCTGCAGGTAATGTCTTGAAGTACCACCGTTCTATGCAAACTTATCAAGTCGAATACAAGTCAGAAaattccaagaaacttttaATCACTTTCAATTTTGTCATATTACAAATAGCTTGTCCAGACTCAAGCAAATGGTGTGAATTACTACCAGATATCTTTTCCGGTTGTGTTGCGTTGAGATCCGAGGCTGAACCTGATGGTACGACTAACAAATTACCTCCTCTAGATGAAATTCCAACGATGATTTGCACTTTGGGTGCCGGCAGCCGTCAGTCCAAGGCTAAACGGCACTATGTCGACTATGAGTTAACATTTAAATTGGCCCAAAGTTTTAATAATTGTGAGGGAAAGAGGTTGGTCATCGTTACGACGTTTAATAACATATTAATTCGTCATTTACTACCATATTTTAGGACCAAATCGAAGCTAGAGAATGATCTACAACACAAGCTAAAACCTCGGTTGGGAAAACTAGTTGTATTGAGACCTGGTCCCTTGGTCGGCGAGCATGGAAGACCCCTAACAAAAAGCTTAACAATTGGTCACTCAACGAATATGCTCAAGCAAATCCTCTACTACAAAGAGTATTGTTTTCAGTGTAAACTTGCCCTCTTTAAAGAGTTCAGAAGAATTGGGTTTCGAACTAGGGCTTCTGAATTGATCGCTAGGACAATGTATCGTAAACCTGGATCCTGGATGCTTGGTTACTGCATACCTGCTACTAAAGCTGCATATGTTGCGGCTTCTAAAGCCACGGACGAAGCTTCAGATGAGGCCAGTGATCCAGTAGAAATCATCACCAGCGAGCAAATGGATCATATTGCGCTGCACTAG